In Salvelinus fontinalis isolate EN_2023a unplaced genomic scaffold, ASM2944872v1 scaffold_0231, whole genome shotgun sequence, the following are encoded in one genomic region:
- the LOC129844798 gene encoding probable G-protein coupled receptor 34 — MTTLPSSPLSTSSPNTSLPLSSSSFPLSNATYPLFTSSSPNQTLCNLDDGALRLPLVFFYSLFFLLGLVGNLLALWVFVFLHSRRNSVRVFLINVAIADLVLLACLPFRVLYHANGNRWVLGPLLCKVVGNLFYMNMYISITLLGFISLDRYVKLKGRGGAGRGLARRLRGGGWSWVACGALWGLSLAAAVPMIAMSEGNEEPGKCFQYKQRCGAKGKAYFNMALVLLFWGVFCLLVVSYGKIAMRLLKVSRDKPDLPNAHRYGSAARKSFFVLFLFTVCFGPYHAFRPFYVLSQLSQSPSCDYLRLVDRTNEVMLLFSAFNAVLDPVMYFLLSGSVRKAAVKALGQSLGNRLHFLNDGTSNSSVSEFRRTSLSVTSPNTVINPSHKPRTSLCLISPTLRPGAAVVAKQ; from the coding sequence ATGaccactcttccctcctcccccctttccacctcctctcccaacacctctttacccctgtcctcctcttccttccccctctccaatGCCACCTATcccctctttacctcctcctccccaaacCAGACCCTATGTAATCTAGATGACGGTGCCCTGCGCCTCCCCCTTGTCTTCTTCtactccctcttcttcctcctggGTCTGGTGGGTAATCTCCTGGCCCTGTGGGTCTTCGTCTTCCTCCACTCCAGGAGGAACTCTGTCCGGGTGTTCCTCATCAACGTGGCCATAGCTGACCTGGTGCTCCTGGCCTGCCTCCCCTTCAGAGTCCTCTACCATGCTAATGGCAACCGCTGGGTCCTCGGCCCCCTGCTCTGTAAAGTGGTGGGCAACCTCTTCTACATGAACATGTATATCAGTATCACTCTGCTGGGGTTCATTAGTCTGGATAGGTATGTGAAGCTGAAGGGGCGGGGCGGAGCGGGGAGGGGCCTGGCCAGGAGGCTGAGAGGCGGGGGATGGAGCTGGGTGGCGTGCGGGGCGCTCTGGGGGCTGTCCCTGGCGGCGGCCGTGCCCATGATCGCCATGTCGGAGGGAAACGAGGAACCTGGGAAGTGTTTCCAGTATAAGCAGCGATGTGGGGCGAAGGGGAAGGCTTACTTCAACATGGCTCTGGTGCTGCTGTTCTGGGGGGTGTTCTGCCTGCTGGTGGTCTCCTATGGGAAGATAGCCATGCGCCTCCTCAAGGTGTCCAGGGATAAACCTGACCTCCCCAACGCCCACCGCTATGGTAGCGCCGCCAGGAAGTCCTTCTTCGTGCTCTTCCTGTTCACCGTCTGCTTCGGACCCTACCACGCCTTCCGCCCATTCTACGTCCTCTCCCAGCTCAGCCAATCCCCATCCTGCGATTACTTGCGCCTGGTGGACAGGACCAATGAGGTCATGTTGTTGTTCTCTGCCTTCAACGCCGTCCTGGACCCTGTGATGTACTTCCTGTTGTCGGGCTCGGTGCGTAAGGCCGCCGTGAAAGCCCTCGGACAGAGCCTCGGCAACCGGCTCCACTTCCTTAACGACGGGACCTCCAACAGCTCGGTATCAGAGTTCAGACGGACCTCTCTGTCCGTCACCTCCCCCAACACCGTCATTAACCCCTCCCACAAGCCCAGGACCAGCCTCTGTCTGATTAGCCCCACCCTCCGCCCTGGTGCAGCCGTAGTGGCAAAGCAGTGA